A region from the Sandaracinus amylolyticus genome encodes:
- the arsS gene encoding arsenosugar biosynthesis radical SAM (seleno)protein ArsS (Some members of this family are selenoproteins.), producing MSSPKSLPTLRARGAPLASSEAQRALLRSLPIAREFDDALGSPLRAARIDVMQINVGKLCNQTCRHCHVDAGPDRREVMSRETMQLCLDALARTDIPTVDITGGAPELTPHFRWLVEQVRALGRHVIDRCNLTILETPTHRDLPEFFAQHRVEVVCSLPHYARLSTDRQRGDGVHERSIRALRRLNEVGYGDGRSGLRLVLVTNPVGAFLPGAQASLEAEWKREMKQRHDVSFDALYTITNMPISRYLEWLESSGNLKRYLDALVAAFNPAAARGVMCRSTISIGWDGTLYDCDFNQMLEMPVHASAPRHVRDFDRAALEARTIEIDRHCFGCTAGAGSSCGGATT from the coding sequence GTGAGCTCGCCCAAGTCGCTCCCGACGCTCCGCGCGCGCGGCGCTCCGCTCGCGAGCTCCGAGGCACAGCGCGCGCTGCTGCGCTCGCTCCCGATCGCGCGCGAGTTCGACGACGCGCTCGGGAGCCCGTTGCGCGCGGCGCGCATCGACGTGATGCAGATCAACGTCGGCAAGCTGTGCAACCAGACCTGCCGGCACTGCCACGTCGACGCGGGGCCCGATCGCCGCGAGGTGATGAGCCGCGAGACGATGCAGCTCTGCCTCGACGCGCTCGCGCGCACCGACATCCCGACCGTCGACATCACGGGCGGCGCGCCGGAGCTCACGCCGCACTTCCGGTGGCTCGTCGAGCAGGTGCGCGCGCTCGGGCGGCACGTGATCGATCGCTGCAACCTCACGATCCTCGAGACCCCGACGCACCGCGATCTCCCCGAGTTCTTCGCGCAGCATCGCGTCGAGGTCGTGTGCTCGCTGCCGCACTACGCGCGCCTCTCCACGGACCGACAGCGCGGCGACGGAGTGCACGAGAGATCGATCCGCGCGCTCCGCCGTCTCAACGAAGTCGGGTACGGAGACGGGCGATCCGGCCTGCGCCTCGTGCTCGTGACCAACCCGGTGGGCGCGTTCCTGCCGGGCGCGCAGGCCTCGCTCGAGGCGGAGTGGAAGCGCGAGATGAAGCAGCGCCACGACGTGTCCTTCGACGCGCTCTACACGATCACGAACATGCCGATCAGCCGCTACCTCGAGTGGCTCGAGAGCTCCGGCAACCTGAAGCGCTACCTCGATGCGCTCGTCGCCGCGTTCAACCCCGCGGCGGCGCGCGGCGTCATGTGCCGGAGCACGATCTCGATCGGCTGGGACGGCACGCTCTACGACTGCGACTTCAACCAGATGCTCGAGATGCCGGTGCACGCGTCGGCGCCGCGACACGTGCGCGACTTCGATCGCGCGGCGCTCGAGGCGCGCACCATCGAGATCGATCGGCACTGCTTCGGGTGCACCGCGGGCGCGGGATCGAGCTGCGGCGGAGCGACGACGTGA
- a CDS encoding cupin domain-containing protein, with translation MTRAHRIALALLALAPVGITGCGGYTPRDARGEEVSARESGGGEASVSVESEAASAPAAMPASADSSGSGRSLYLSRDSVVAVPRPEPSPWDAHEWAIAPASPQRVMLATLELPPGHAFRPPATTCQDVILFVRAGQLEATGTGIATSDAPATLYAGDAVRFGPEGDGLAVNPGTTRVRTVMAVARRAGTGAARAPAPRGDACAIAASHHDPLVRPLRIGSVATTPPLRAPGGRMDVRILLDTDGAGAEHGALSWLEGPPDVTVPEHRHGEAVEVLLFEDGEGTMRLGNQEIAVRPGVAIYVPEGTLHSFRSAGTRPLRAIQIYAPAGPEQRFRGM, from the coding sequence GTGACGCGGGCGCATCGCATCGCGCTCGCGCTCCTCGCGCTCGCGCCGGTCGGCATCACGGGCTGCGGCGGCTACACACCGCGAGACGCGCGCGGAGAGGAAGTCAGCGCGCGCGAGTCGGGCGGCGGTGAAGCGAGCGTCTCGGTCGAGTCCGAGGCCGCCTCCGCGCCTGCGGCGATGCCGGCGAGCGCGGACTCGTCGGGCAGCGGAAGGAGCCTCTACCTCAGCCGCGACTCCGTCGTCGCGGTCCCGCGCCCCGAGCCGTCGCCGTGGGACGCGCACGAGTGGGCGATCGCGCCGGCGTCGCCGCAGCGCGTGATGCTCGCCACGCTCGAGCTCCCGCCCGGCCACGCGTTCCGCCCGCCCGCGACGACGTGCCAGGACGTGATCCTCTTCGTGCGCGCCGGACAGCTCGAAGCGACGGGCACCGGCATCGCGACGAGCGACGCGCCTGCGACGCTCTACGCCGGCGACGCGGTGCGCTTCGGCCCCGAGGGCGACGGTCTCGCGGTGAACCCGGGCACCACGCGCGTGCGCACCGTGATGGCGGTCGCGCGTCGCGCGGGCACCGGCGCCGCGCGGGCACCCGCGCCGCGCGGTGACGCATGCGCGATCGCCGCGTCGCATCACGATCCGCTGGTGCGGCCGCTGCGCATCGGCTCGGTCGCGACGACGCCGCCGCTGCGCGCGCCCGGCGGGCGCATGGACGTGCGGATCCTGCTCGACACCGACGGTGCCGGCGCGGAGCACGGTGCGCTCTCGTGGCTCGAAGGTCCGCCGGACGTGACCGTGCCCGAGCACCGACACGGCGAGGCCGTCGAGGTGCTGTTGTTCGAAGACGGCGAGGGCACGATGCGGCTCGGAAACCAGGAGATCGCGGTGCGCCCCGGCGTCGCGATCTACGTGCCCGAGGGCACGCTCCACTCGTTCCGCAGCGCGGGCACGCGCCCGCTGCGCGCGATCCAGATCTACGCGCCCGCCGGGCCCGAGCAGCGCTTCCGCGGGATGTGA
- a CDS encoding HEAT repeat domain-containing protein — MSDVGRRLVERVRRGAAPGEDALRKTLGVGGEADDREVARELVATIARGALSDLRVGEPEDARPAASTPVDGSFLGRLAARPGEDRPCIAELDDVPTLVAVLRGGSLQQRRAAALRFREMLERGDLDDARIGAIEQVLIGHRDPDVAFEVTRARAALPGEVGDEARDEDEPWAELVKKLEPEIARFWEGETTTEPIAELPGEQRAWIGLRARLLPDRVIAHLSAVLEGSDGASDLASRRALLESLRCAGDPRLLPALVSLLESRVPELVPDAARALARIDDPRARPALVAAHERSVVDLERAVLAGALALAGDARGLAYLRTLLRGDDPRVVLAAAEAMEWAATSEDVELLIRMLDRRDAALLGVLVRALGRIGDGRALRALEALRDREPPSALLADVEDAAAAIRAQMDLRGEEPPVPAEPSSLATAARAGVVARGAEETFWARLQGRFDLLLGRLWLAIGAVGRAIAWFELAAARRPRWPEPLAAIALAHVRQGEPARALGAFRRAIEANRAWVEHERPVVRTLAGVVLRRAEEMERAGRLDIARGLLDEVLDLDLRRVPSNVRFELRRRREALASSASVEAA, encoded by the coding sequence GTGAGCGACGTCGGGCGGCGCCTGGTCGAGCGCGTGCGTCGCGGCGCGGCGCCGGGCGAGGACGCGCTGCGCAAGACGCTCGGCGTCGGCGGCGAGGCCGACGATCGCGAGGTCGCGCGCGAGCTGGTCGCGACGATCGCGCGGGGCGCGCTCTCGGACCTGCGGGTGGGCGAGCCCGAGGACGCGCGCCCAGCCGCGAGCACGCCCGTCGACGGGTCGTTCCTCGGTCGTCTCGCGGCGCGGCCCGGCGAGGATCGGCCGTGCATCGCCGAGCTCGACGACGTGCCCACGCTCGTCGCGGTGCTGCGCGGCGGGAGCTTGCAGCAGCGGCGCGCGGCGGCGCTCCGGTTTCGCGAGATGCTCGAGCGCGGGGACCTCGACGACGCGCGCATCGGCGCGATCGAGCAGGTGCTGATCGGGCATCGCGATCCCGACGTCGCGTTCGAGGTCACGCGCGCGCGTGCTGCGCTGCCGGGCGAGGTCGGCGACGAGGCGCGCGACGAGGACGAGCCGTGGGCCGAGCTCGTGAAGAAGCTCGAGCCGGAGATCGCGCGGTTCTGGGAGGGCGAGACCACGACCGAGCCGATCGCGGAGCTGCCCGGCGAGCAGCGCGCGTGGATCGGGCTGCGTGCGCGGCTCTTGCCCGATCGCGTGATCGCGCACCTGTCGGCGGTGCTCGAGGGGAGCGACGGCGCGTCGGATCTCGCGTCGCGCCGCGCGCTGCTGGAGTCGCTGCGGTGTGCGGGCGATCCACGCCTGCTGCCCGCGCTGGTGTCGTTGCTCGAGAGCCGCGTGCCCGAGCTCGTGCCCGATGCGGCGCGCGCGCTGGCGCGCATCGACGATCCGCGCGCGCGTCCGGCGCTCGTCGCGGCACACGAGCGCAGCGTGGTCGATCTCGAGCGCGCGGTGCTCGCGGGCGCGCTCGCGCTGGCCGGTGATGCGCGCGGGCTCGCGTATCTGCGCACGCTGCTGCGCGGCGACGATCCGCGCGTCGTGCTCGCGGCCGCCGAGGCGATGGAGTGGGCCGCGACGAGCGAGGACGTCGAGCTGCTGATCCGCATGCTCGATCGGCGCGACGCCGCGCTGCTCGGCGTGCTGGTGCGCGCGCTGGGGCGCATCGGTGACGGTCGCGCGCTGCGCGCGCTCGAGGCGCTGCGCGATCGCGAGCCGCCGAGCGCGCTGCTCGCCGACGTCGAGGACGCGGCGGCGGCGATCCGCGCGCAGATGGATCTGCGCGGCGAGGAGCCTCCGGTGCCCGCCGAGCCGAGCTCGCTCGCGACCGCGGCGCGCGCCGGCGTCGTCGCGCGCGGCGCGGAGGAGACGTTCTGGGCGCGGCTGCAGGGCCGCTTCGATCTGCTGCTCGGTCGGCTGTGGCTCGCGATCGGCGCGGTCGGGCGCGCGATCGCGTGGTTCGAGCTCGCGGCCGCGCGACGCCCGCGGTGGCCGGAGCCGCTCGCGGCGATCGCGCTCGCGCACGTGCGTCAGGGCGAGCCGGCGCGCGCGCTCGGCGCGTTCCGCCGCGCGATCGAGGCCAACCGCGCGTGGGTGGAGCACGAGCGTCCGGTGGTGCGCACGCTCGCGGGCGTGGTGCTGCGGCGCGCCGAGGAGATGGAGCGCGCAGGTCGTCTCGACATCGCGCGCGGGCTGCTCGACGAGGTGCTCGATCTCGATCTGCGGCGCGTGCCGAGCAACGTGCGCTTCGAGCTGCGACGCCGCCGCGAGGCGCTCGCGTCGTCGGCGTCGGTGGAGGCCGCGTGA